In Stieleria varia, one genomic interval encodes:
- the ruvB gene encoding Holliday junction branch migration DNA helicase RuvB, with translation MAREAVYQQTDPRVPGDEPPDGPTTPGILASPAPNNDGDGKLRPRRLDEMVGQRDVIERLKIAIDAATRRREPLGHILFDGPPGLGKTTFATVIPAEMGTTVEMANGAGLSAPKDLLPYLTNVSEGSVLFIDEIHRVPKAVEEYLYTAMEDFRIDIVLGDGVNARTLNFELKPFTLIGATTRAGMLSAPLRDRFMIREHLGWYTNDQLKEIVMRNSRKLDIPVDDDAATEIARRSRSTPRLANNRLHWVRDYAQIKANGKVTLDVARNSLDMIGIDVLGLDKQDRNYLDTLLRVFAGGPAGLEAIAHTMNVSSDTLEDEVEPFLLRSELMVRTRRGRMATAKGYEHMKVKPPDAA, from the coding sequence ATGGCACGAGAAGCAGTTTACCAACAGACCGATCCCCGAGTTCCCGGCGACGAGCCTCCGGATGGACCTACCACCCCAGGAATACTAGCGTCGCCGGCGCCGAATAATGACGGCGACGGGAAATTGCGGCCGCGGCGTTTGGACGAAATGGTCGGCCAGCGGGACGTGATCGAACGACTGAAAATCGCGATCGACGCCGCCACACGGCGTAGGGAACCGCTCGGGCACATCCTCTTTGACGGACCACCTGGTCTGGGAAAGACGACTTTTGCGACCGTCATTCCTGCCGAAATGGGAACGACCGTCGAAATGGCCAACGGTGCCGGTTTGTCAGCCCCCAAGGATCTGTTGCCCTATTTGACGAACGTCTCCGAAGGTTCGGTGCTGTTCATCGACGAGATTCACCGAGTCCCCAAAGCCGTGGAAGAATACCTCTACACGGCCATGGAGGACTTTCGGATCGACATCGTGTTGGGCGACGGCGTCAACGCGAGGACTCTCAATTTCGAACTGAAACCCTTTACGTTGATCGGTGCGACCACTCGAGCCGGAATGCTGAGCGCGCCCCTCCGCGATCGATTCATGATCCGCGAACACCTCGGCTGGTACACCAACGATCAGCTCAAAGAAATCGTGATGCGGAACTCACGCAAGCTGGACATACCGGTGGACGATGATGCCGCAACGGAAATCGCTCGCCGCAGTCGCAGCACTCCGCGTCTGGCAAACAACCGCTTGCACTGGGTGCGCGACTATGCACAAATCAAAGCGAACGGAAAGGTCACCTTGGATGTCGCTCGCAACTCGCTCGACATGATCGGTATCGATGTGCTCGGCTTGGACAAACAAGACCGAAACTATCTGGACACGCTGTTGAGGGTCTTTGCCGGCGGCCCGGCTGGCCTGGAAGCGATCGCGCACACAATGAACGTCAGCAGCGACACGCTGGAGGACGAGGTCGAGCCGTTTTTGCTACGAAGCGAGTTGATGGTCCGAACACGTCGCGGTCGCATGGCCACGGCAAAAGGATACGAGCACATGAAGGTTAAGCCACCGGATGCCGCCTGA
- the queA gene encoding tRNA preQ1(34) S-adenosylmethionine ribosyltransferase-isomerase QueA, giving the protein MSELDLYDYDLPRERIAQEPLRVRSDARLMLVDRASGKIEHYHVRDLPDLLRSDDTLVVNDSRVVPARLVGYRSETQGRWQGLFLRSDEDSGIWEVLTKTRGTLTPGETITVQDRDGLDGMLLSVVARTDEGHLLVVPELPERFPEELDLNDPADWLQRFGRVPLPPYIRDGHMVDADVEDYQTVYAKHRGSVAAPTAGLHFTDALLKHIAAKHVPIANVTLHVGLGTFRPIATDDLRDHEMHTEWGQITAENAAVINERRQAGGRCVAVGTTSVRVLESAAAAGGGNLNPWTGQTDLFIKPPYQFQVVDALMTNFHFPRSTLLVLVSAFATRELALKAYRIAIENEYRFFSYGDAMLIV; this is encoded by the coding sequence ATGAGCGAACTCGACCTTTACGATTACGACTTACCTCGCGAGCGGATTGCTCAAGAGCCATTGCGCGTTCGCAGTGACGCACGGTTGATGCTCGTTGATCGCGCTAGTGGCAAAATCGAGCACTACCACGTTCGTGACTTGCCGGACCTGCTGCGATCCGACGATACCCTGGTGGTCAACGATAGCCGAGTGGTGCCCGCACGATTGGTCGGCTACCGCAGCGAGACCCAAGGACGATGGCAAGGACTGTTCTTGCGTAGCGACGAAGACTCCGGGATTTGGGAAGTGCTCACCAAGACACGTGGCACCCTGACACCGGGTGAAACGATCACCGTCCAAGACCGTGATGGGCTGGATGGAATGCTGCTAAGCGTGGTCGCGAGGACCGACGAAGGTCACTTGTTGGTGGTGCCCGAGTTGCCGGAGAGATTTCCAGAAGAGTTGGATTTGAATGATCCCGCAGATTGGTTGCAGCGTTTCGGACGTGTGCCGTTGCCTCCCTACATTCGCGATGGCCACATGGTCGACGCGGATGTGGAAGACTACCAGACGGTTTATGCCAAGCATCGCGGCAGTGTCGCCGCACCGACCGCCGGACTGCATTTCACCGATGCACTGCTGAAACACATCGCGGCCAAACACGTGCCGATTGCCAACGTCACCTTGCACGTCGGCCTGGGGACCTTTCGTCCGATCGCGACCGACGACCTCAGAGATCACGAGATGCACACCGAATGGGGGCAAATCACTGCCGAAAATGCTGCGGTGATCAACGAGCGTCGCCAAGCAGGCGGGCGATGTGTCGCCGTCGGGACGACATCCGTTCGCGTTCTGGAAAGTGCCGCGGCAGCGGGCGGTGGCAATTTGAACCCTTGGACCGGCCAAACCGACTTGTTCATCAAACCACCCTACCAGTTCCAAGTTGTGGATGCGCTGATGACCAATTTCCACTTCCCCCGCAGCACCCTGTTGGTGTTGGTCAGCGCGTTTGCCACGAGAGAATTGGCCCTCAAGGCCTATCGGATCGCGATCGAAAACGAATACCGTTTCTTTAGCTACGGCGACGCGATGCTGATCGTGTGA